A single region of the Biomaibacter acetigenes genome encodes:
- a CDS encoding isocitrate lyase/PEP mutase family protein has product MTTKLRKLLARDEILVAPGAHDVLTAKIIEKEGFEAVYMTGYGTSASLLGKPDVGLLTMTEMAQRAANIAEAVNIPVIADGDTGYGNAVNVMRTVREYEKAGVACIQLEDQLAPKKCGHMLGREIISKEEMVGKIKAACDARHDPDFMIMARTDARTNYGIEEAIERGKAYEEAGADILFIESVESVEEMKKVTSSFNIPVLANMLEHGRTPLLSAKELEKIGYDLVIFCVSSTYVTAKAVTELMRALKAEGTTKNFIDRMIPFEEFNKLIGLPEVRKIEQKYATGRNCVAPEGK; this is encoded by the coding sequence ATGACTACAAAACTCCGCAAGCTTCTTGCAAGGGACGAGATTCTGGTAGCTCCGGGCGCCCACGACGTGTTGACTGCAAAAATAATTGAAAAGGAGGGATTTGAAGCTGTTTACATGACAGGATATGGCACATCGGCCAGCCTTCTCGGAAAACCTGATGTGGGCCTTCTGACTATGACAGAAATGGCGCAGAGGGCGGCAAATATTGCCGAAGCTGTTAACATACCTGTTATAGCTGATGGAGATACCGGTTACGGAAATGCAGTAAATGTAATGAGAACCGTTAGGGAGTACGAAAAAGCCGGTGTTGCCTGTATTCAGTTGGAAGATCAACTGGCGCCAAAAAAATGTGGGCACATGCTGGGCAGGGAGATTATTTCAAAAGAAGAAATGGTAGGGAAAATAAAAGCTGCCTGTGATGCAAGGCATGATCCCGACTTTATGATCATGGCAAGGACCGATGCACGCACCAATTACGGGATAGAAGAGGCCATCGAACGTGGAAAAGCTTACGAAGAAGCCGGAGCCGACATTTTGTTCATTGAGTCTGTTGAGTCTGTTGAAGAAATGAAAAAGGTAACCAGCAGCTTTAATATTCCTGTCCTTGCAAACATGCTGGAACATGGCAGGACTCCTCTCCTTTCAGCTAAAGAATTGGAGAAAATAGGATACGATTTAGTGATTTTCTGTGTTTCTTCAACATATGTAACAGCTAAAGCCGTGACAGAACTGATGAGGGCATTAAAGGCAGAAGGCACAACAAAAAATTTCATAGACAGGATGATTCCTTTCGAAGAGTTCAACAAACTTATTGGTTTACCTGAAGTAAGGAAGATTGAGCAAAAATATGCTACAGGCAGAAATTGCGTAGCCCCTGAAGGGAAATAA
- a CDS encoding TRAP transporter substrate-binding protein, protein MKKLLTSIIIIFVISMLILTGCGGTGQSSAPQSGNNQSQESNQGSGSAVVLKLSHTGNPQHFYQKGAEKFAELVNQKTNGQVKIEIYPSDSLAPQRESVEGAQLGTIDMVLTSTMELSNFEQSIGVFDLPFLFSSREKAYAVFDGPIGQKVSKTFENKGLVILAYWENGFRHITNNKKPINTPEDLKGMKIRVPESSVFIDTFKALGASPTPISFGELYSALQLGTVDGQENPLAHLINQKFYEVQKYCTLTGHFYTAEPLVISKMVWDKLTPDQQKAIKDAAIEAGKFERELSKEADDKYLQEAKDKGVQFVEKPDLATFQKAVQPVYDKYQSKFGDLLKEVKAAAK, encoded by the coding sequence ATGAAAAAACTTTTAACATCAATTATTATAATTTTTGTAATATCGATGCTAATACTGACGGGATGCGGTGGAACGGGTCAGAGTTCGGCCCCGCAAAGTGGAAATAATCAGAGTCAAGAAAGTAATCAAGGTTCCGGTTCTGCCGTCGTCTTGAAACTAAGTCACACTGGAAACCCGCAGCATTTTTATCAGAAGGGTGCGGAAAAATTCGCTGAACTGGTTAATCAGAAAACCAATGGTCAGGTAAAAATAGAAATCTATCCATCTGATTCACTGGCACCGCAGAGGGAAAGCGTCGAAGGCGCTCAACTTGGAACGATTGATATGGTACTTACATCAACAATGGAACTTTCCAATTTTGAGCAGAGTATAGGGGTATTTGACTTGCCTTTCCTATTCTCGTCAAGAGAAAAAGCATATGCGGTTTTTGATGGTCCCATTGGCCAAAAAGTCAGTAAAACTTTTGAAAACAAAGGTTTAGTGATACTGGCGTACTGGGAAAATGGTTTCAGGCATATTACGAATAATAAAAAGCCGATAAATACTCCCGAAGACTTGAAGGGTATGAAGATTAGAGTTCCCGAAAGTTCCGTCTTCATTGACACATTCAAGGCTCTGGGAGCGTCGCCCACTCCCATATCTTTTGGCGAATTATATTCGGCGCTGCAACTCGGTACTGTCGATGGCCAGGAAAACCCACTAGCACACCTGATAAATCAAAAATTTTATGAAGTGCAAAAGTATTGTACTCTTACGGGGCATTTCTATACCGCTGAACCACTGGTAATAAGTAAAATGGTTTGGGATAAATTAACTCCGGATCAGCAAAAAGCCATTAAAGATGCTGCTATTGAAGCGGGAAAATTTGAGAGGGAACTATCCAAAGAAGCTGATGATAAGTATCTGCAGGAAGCAAAAGATAAAGGAGTACAATTTGTAGAAAAACCGGATCTTGCAACTTTCCAAAAAGCAGTGCAGCCGGTATATGACAAATATCAATCTAAATTTGGAGACCTTTTAAAAGAAGTGAAAGCAGCTGCCAAGTAA
- a CDS encoding TRAP transporter small permease, translated as MVIYEKMLNTVNRILVFIITVLFGAMSLASLLQVIFRYVLKQPLPWSEELARFLFVWVVFLGSAVAIKEKAHVGLEYFVDQLKISQRKIIYALAYILCMFMSIIICINGFNVVKSTLTQLSPAMQVPMGYVYFAIPLGFLLSFFNFIYLFMELFKPVAE; from the coding sequence ATGGTAATTTACGAAAAGATGCTGAATACAGTTAACAGGATTCTTGTTTTTATAATAACAGTTTTATTCGGGGCTATGAGTCTGGCAAGCCTTTTACAGGTGATATTTAGATATGTTTTAAAACAACCACTTCCATGGTCTGAGGAATTGGCAAGGTTCTTGTTTGTTTGGGTTGTTTTTTTGGGTTCTGCAGTAGCCATAAAGGAAAAAGCTCATGTGGGGCTGGAATATTTTGTTGATCAGTTAAAAATATCCCAGAGAAAAATCATATATGCTTTAGCCTATATTTTGTGTATGTTCATGTCGATTATCATTTGTATAAATGGGTTCAATGTTGTTAAAAGTACTTTAACCCAGCTATCCCCCGCTATGCAGGTACCCATGGGATATGTATACTTTGCTATTCCGTTAGGATTTTTATTATCATTCTTTAATTTTATATACTTGTTTATGGAACTTTTTAAACCGGTTGCAGAATGA